A genomic stretch from Mycobacterium cookii includes:
- a CDS encoding lipase family protein, which produces MTEPPQPAGWHPEPGREPGITVPQPKDDPFYEYTGSLEKILPGTVLKTRSFAYRAFGVPTWLRATQLLYRSTSQTGRPTANVTSAIQPPDQDDKTKVISYQSAYDSLNRNDEPSYAISGGLTLGGLVPNVELAVFAPFLADGYTVVVPDTEGQRADFAAGPEYGMNTLDSIRAVFSPLSTVGLPDDAKVALLGYSGGAIATEWAAELAPAYAPDVNARMVGAAMGGVLVDPAHNLHYIEGTWFWAGVMPMALIGIGRAFGVDFTPYLTPVGVTVFNELQTTSIVDVLGRYRGLTWQKLIIPGYPTPESLPLYVKHANQLIMGTRGTPSIPLFIGQGANGVLEGTPGNKAGIGAGDGVMIAGDVRTLAREYCAKGTKVHYEQYDLLGHIASLVPWLPNAIAWIRQRFEGLPAPQNCSSIAPGNPLEPIPFP; this is translated from the coding sequence ATGACTGAACCACCGCAGCCAGCAGGCTGGCATCCCGAGCCGGGCCGCGAGCCCGGCATCACGGTGCCGCAGCCGAAGGATGATCCGTTCTACGAGTACACCGGCAGCCTGGAGAAAATCCTGCCCGGAACGGTGTTGAAGACACGCAGCTTTGCCTACCGCGCTTTCGGCGTGCCGACATGGCTCAGGGCCACACAGCTGCTCTACCGGTCTACCAGCCAGACCGGCAGACCGACCGCCAACGTCACGTCGGCCATTCAGCCGCCTGACCAGGACGACAAGACCAAGGTGATCTCGTACCAGTCCGCCTATGACTCGCTGAACCGCAATGACGAGCCGTCGTATGCGATCTCGGGCGGACTCACGCTAGGCGGACTCGTCCCCAACGTCGAGCTGGCGGTCTTCGCTCCGTTCCTGGCCGACGGGTACACGGTCGTCGTTCCCGACACCGAGGGTCAGCGGGCCGACTTCGCCGCCGGACCCGAGTACGGAATGAACACGCTCGACTCGATCCGCGCCGTGTTTTCACCGTTGTCGACGGTGGGGCTCCCGGACGATGCCAAGGTTGCGCTGCTCGGATATTCCGGTGGTGCGATCGCCACCGAGTGGGCCGCTGAACTCGCCCCAGCGTATGCGCCTGACGTCAACGCGCGCATGGTCGGCGCGGCGATGGGCGGGGTGCTCGTCGACCCGGCACATAACCTGCACTACATCGAGGGCACCTGGTTTTGGGCCGGCGTCATGCCGATGGCACTCATCGGCATCGGCCGCGCGTTCGGAGTCGATTTCACGCCGTATCTGACTCCCGTCGGCGTCACGGTCTTCAACGAATTGCAGACCACATCCATCGTCGATGTCCTGGGCCGCTACCGGGGTCTGACCTGGCAGAAGCTAATCATCCCCGGGTACCCGACTCCTGAGAGTCTGCCGCTATACGTCAAGCACGCCAACCAGCTGATCATGGGCACGCGCGGTACGCCGAGCATCCCGTTGTTCATCGGCCAGGGCGCCAACGGTGTGCTTGAGGGCACGCCGGGAAACAAGGCGGGCATCGGCGCCGGCGACGGCGTGATGATCGCCGGCGATGTGCGCACGCTGGCCCGCGAATACTGCGCCAAGGGCACGAAGGTCCACTACGAGCAGTACGACTTGCTCGGCCACATCGCGAGCCTCGTGCCCTGGTTGCCGAACGCGATCGCCTGGATCCGGCAGCGCTTCGAGGGACTGCCTGCGCCTCAGAACTGTTCGTCGATCGCACCAGGCAACCCGCTCGAGCCGATTCCGTTTCCATAG
- a CDS encoding DUF732 domain-containing protein, whose protein sequence is MEDDTGRVDETRPERRHMSSPSWLAALTIPIIASAALVSSAAVASANPTDDAYLNQLRGAGLTWPAGDEDALIGMAYLICNDLESNWTPQHIATSIHANMDPDNIRVHDVGAMVNIAHATYCPNAGYNAGAGGGGGGGGG, encoded by the coding sequence ATGGAAGACGACACCGGGCGTGTCGACGAGACGAGACCGGAAAGGCGCCACATGTCCTCACCTAGCTGGCTGGCCGCACTCACCATCCCGATAATCGCTAGCGCCGCCCTGGTTTCCAGTGCTGCGGTTGCAAGTGCCAATCCGACTGATGACGCATACCTCAATCAACTACGGGGCGCCGGTCTCACGTGGCCGGCCGGCGACGAGGATGCGCTCATCGGGATGGCGTACCTCATCTGCAACGATCTCGAATCGAATTGGACGCCACAACATATTGCCACCAGCATCCACGCCAACATGGACCCGGACAACATACGTGTGCACGATGTCGGAGCCATGGTCAATATCGCGCATGCGACCTATTGCCCCAACGCTGGGTACAACGCCGGCGCCGGCGGCGGCGGCGGTGGCGGCGGCGGCTAG
- a CDS encoding zinc-binding metallopeptidase family protein: MRAFACPACHGFVPFESRRCPNCLAEFGLHVPSRTMVATSSGAAVIDGEIWIACTKAASLGCNWLVPQEQELGGQQGRCLADSLIRREPDADDTVAVEKLVSTGIALRRLICQLIDIGLPVDPFWQKDGGLAFDLLSSYSGGGRVVIGHAGGVITIDLVESLDAYRESLRVHLGEPYRTMLGHFRHEVGHYYQNILVESDPGATRYLDECREIFGDERADYQGEIARHYKFGAPANWDDFYISEYATMHPWEDFAECFAHYLHITGTIDTARESGLILHADRVRFSVHGDVVPLLSYEDAPIEQLLEDWKWLSLCFNRVNTAMGKNPLYPFDIPQAVVRKLAFVHKVIRETARTATAVH, from the coding sequence GTGCGCGCGTTCGCCTGCCCCGCCTGCCATGGCTTCGTCCCATTCGAGTCTCGGCGCTGTCCGAATTGCTTGGCAGAATTTGGATTGCATGTTCCTAGCCGCACTATGGTCGCCACCTCGTCGGGCGCCGCGGTTATCGACGGCGAGATCTGGATTGCATGCACAAAGGCGGCCAGCCTCGGCTGCAACTGGTTGGTGCCTCAAGAACAGGAACTGGGCGGCCAGCAGGGACGCTGTCTGGCTGATTCCTTGATCCGCCGTGAGCCCGATGCCGACGACACCGTCGCGGTGGAAAAGCTGGTGTCCACCGGGATCGCTTTGCGACGGTTGATTTGTCAGCTCATTGATATCGGCTTGCCGGTCGACCCGTTCTGGCAGAAAGACGGAGGGCTCGCCTTTGATTTGCTGTCCAGTTACAGCGGCGGCGGACGTGTGGTGATTGGGCACGCCGGCGGAGTAATCACGATCGATCTGGTCGAATCGCTGGACGCCTATCGTGAGTCGCTTCGGGTTCACCTCGGGGAGCCCTACCGCACGATGCTGGGCCATTTCCGCCACGAGGTCGGCCATTATTACCAGAACATTCTCGTAGAAAGCGATCCCGGAGCGACGCGCTATCTTGACGAGTGCCGCGAGATCTTCGGCGATGAGCGCGCCGATTATCAAGGCGAGATCGCGCGACATTACAAATTCGGTGCGCCGGCGAACTGGGATGATTTCTACATCTCCGAGTACGCGACGATGCACCCCTGGGAGGACTTTGCGGAGTGCTTCGCCCACTATCTGCACATCACCGGCACTATCGACACCGCTCGAGAGTCTGGACTGATCTTGCATGCCGACAGAGTCCGTTTCTCGGTCCACGGGGACGTCGTTCCGCTCCTGAGCTACGAGGACGCCCCGATCGAGCAGCTGCTCGAGGACTGGAAGTGGTTGTCGCTCTGCTTCAATCGGGTGAACACAGCGATGGGCAAGAATCCGCTTTACCCATTCGACATCCCGCAGGCGGTAGTCCGAAAGCTGGCGTTCGTACACAAAGTGATCCGCGAAACGGCTCGCACAGCGACCGCTGTTCACTAA